In Silene latifolia isolate original U9 population chromosome X, ASM4854445v1, whole genome shotgun sequence, the following proteins share a genomic window:
- the LOC141620118 gene encoding uncharacterized protein LOC141620118: MYFDGAARQDGAGAGVVFVTPQNHLMPYAFTLTQLCTNNMAEYQALILGLQMAIEIGVRDMDIYGDSKLVVNQVLGEYEVKKEDLIPYHQRALQLLNQLDDIHVGHVPRSANKLADALANLAATLALGAEESMQVPVCNRWVVSLLEREENVDTTNMICVYTVDEDDWRQPFIDFLDHQKLPDDPRHKGEIRRRAPKFIHYKGTLYRRSFSSQWLRCLSKDEATEAMHEAHSGICGAHQSGPKLHDRVKRMGYYWPTMRITTDNGKQFFNHLMTSLGEKFKFKQYKSSMYNASANGMAEAFNKTLCNLLRKVVGKSKRDWHERIGEALWAYRTTYKTPTQATPYALVYGVEVVLPLELQIPSLRIAIQEGLTDDENDKLRLSELEALDEKRLKAQQKLQCYQARLSRALNKTVRPRSFQVGDLVLAVRRPIITSHKPVGKFTSKWDGPYVVQEV, encoded by the exons ATGTACTTTGATGGTGCTGCAAGGCAAGATGGAGCTGGAGCTGGAGTTGTAttcgtaactccacaaaatcatctcATGCCATATGCCTTTACACTCACTCAGTTGTGCACAAATAATATGGCAGAATACCAAGCTCTCATACTCGGCCTTCAAATGGCGATCGAAATAGGTGTCAGGGATATGGACATATATGGAGACTCAAAGCTGGTGGTCAACCAAGTCCTTGGAGAATATGAAGTGaaaaaggaagacttgattccCTACCATCAACGGGCATTACAACTGCTGAATCAACTTGACGACATCCATGTTGGTCATGTACcaaggagtgccaataagttggcCGACGCACTTGCTAATCTTGCAGCCACTTTGGCATTGGGGGCAGAAGAGTCTATGCAAGTCCCAGTCTGCAATCGTTGGGTAGTATCATTGCTTGAAAGAGAAGAAAATGTAGATACAACCAACATGATATGCGTCTATACAGTTGATGAAGATGACTGGCGTCAACCTTTCATTGATTTCTTGGACCACCAAAAACTACCCGACGACCCCAGACACAAGGGAGAAATACGTCGACGTGCTCCAAAGTTCATTCACTATAAAGGGACACTCTACAGACGTTCTTTCTCAAGTCAATGGTTGAGGTGTCTAAGCAAAGACGAAGCTACTGAAGCAATGCATGAAGCTCACTCTGGCATTTGTGGCGCTCATCAATCTGGGCCTAAACTTCACGATCGTGTAAAGAGAATGGGGTATTACTGGCCAACCATG CGTATCACAACTGACAATGGGAAACAATTCTTCAACCATCTGATGACAAGTCTGggagaaaaattcaagttcaaacaatacaagtcatCCATGTACAATGCTTCTGCAAATGGTATGGCTGAAGCCTTCaataaaaccctttgcaacttgTTGAGAAAAGTAGTAGGAAAATCAAAGCGAGACTGGCATGAAAGGATTGGTGAAGCATTGTGGGCATATCGTACTacatacaaaacacctactcaAGCAACCCCGTATGCATTGGTGTATGGAGTGGAGGTCGTGTTGCCATTAGAGTTGCAGATCCCATCTTTGCGCATCGCTATTCAAGAAGGACTCACGGATGACGAAAATGACAAATTGCGATTATCAGAGTTAGAAGCTCTCGATGAAAAGAGATTAAAGGCTCAACAAAAGCTCCAATGTTATCAAGCAAGGTTGTCACGCGCATTAAACAAAACGGTGCGCCCTCGTTCTTTCCAAGTGGGAGACCTGGTACTTGCAGTACGAAGGCCAATCATCACATCTCACAAACCAGTTGGTAAATTCACCTCTAAGTGGGATGGCCCATACGTGGTGCAAGAAGTCTAA
- the LOC141621817 gene encoding uncharacterized protein LOC141621817, whose amino-acid sequence MASQQQRRDNTTHEREMHVEKDIVPKRATKFEELAKASDAAAGKEGSAVGVGVQYTGRHQGDEEVKSKRHLEWVEGKMGGLEVGGRNVGKFEEEEGQRKSRAGMEEHGQHKYQLPSDQAAHLIAEQRYAQSKQHGAGTRTREEHHQEKHQTPPSLEQVTQYRQTAQQNSMDAIRAAEERYAKAKEEAANAAYAAKESAKHGHGSAAAITRDRVGATTQYLSEELAPVKETLSSAGQKTKAGTQRASEYASEKAVQAKDTTVSTTKSVAGYVGEKAAVAKDVAVEKAAVAAGYAGKVAEGVKDQAVVAGWGVAHKTTEIAVEATKMAGSVVGKTKDVVASAAHKAAELAEVPVVMAKDTAVDAGEKLADYTARKKMEAERYKEEKQLQYYAQEGTHATSGGGVGEKMQEATETVKDIGRGIMGGSEEMRESEPGVLGAIGETIVEIAQQTSQLVAGPGMQTQVKEKDWPKST is encoded by the exons ATGGCATCGCAGCAGCAAAGAAGAGATAACACAACGCACGAAAGAGAGATGCATGTAGAAAAAGACATTGTACCCAAGAGAGCTACCAAGTTTGAGGAACTCGCAAAGGCAAGTGATGCCGCTGCGGGTAAAGAAGGCAGCGCTGTGGGCGTGGGTGTCCAGTATACGGGTCGACACCAGGGAGATGAGGAGGTGAAAAGTAAGAGGCATTTGGAGTGGGTTGAGGGTAAAATGGGAGGGCTTGAGGTTGGAGGTCGTAATGTAGGCAAGTTTGAGGAGGAAGAGGGGCAAAGGAAGAGTAGGGCTGGTATGGAAGAACATGGTCAACACAAGTATCAACTTCCGTCTGATCAGGCCGCTCATCTTATTGCCGAACAAAG GTATGCCCAATCGAAGCAACACGGTGCTGGCACACGGACGCGAGAAGAGCATCACCAAGAGAAGCACCAGACTCCTCCTTCTCTGGAACAAGTTACTCAGTATAGACAAACTGCGCAGCAGAACTCAATGGATGCCATTCGAGCTGCTGAGGAGAG ATATGCCAAAGCCAAGGAAGAGGCTGCAAATGCTGCTTATGCAGCCAAAGAATCGGCAAAGCACGGACATGGGTCAGCAGCAGCCATAACACGGGACAGGGTCGGAGCAACAACCCAATACCTTTCAGAGGAGCTGGCCCCAGTCAAAGAGACCCTTTCGAGTGCAGGTCAGAAAACAAAGGCTGGGACTCAGCGAGCCTCCGAGTATGCTAGCGAGAAGGCTGTGCAGGCTAAGGACACAACAGTCAGCACCACTAAGAGTGTAGCCGGGTATGTGGGCGAGAAAGCTGCAGTAGCAAAAGACGTGGCGGTAGAGAAGGCGGCAGTAGCAGCTGGTTATGCAGGGAAGGTGGCAGAGGGAGTCAAGGATCAGGCGGTTGTAGCAGGCTGGGGTGTGGCACACAAGACTACTGAGATTGCGGTGGAGGCTACCAAGATGGCTGGCAGTGTGGTTGGTAAGACTAAGGATGTGGTGGCCAGTGCTGCTCATAAGGCTGCTGAGCTGGCCGAGGTTCCTGTCGTCATGGCAAAGGATACGGCCGTTGATGCAGGGGAGAAGCTAGCAGATTATACTGCTAGGAAGAAGATGGAAGCCGAGAGGTATAAAGAAGAGAAGCAATTACAGTACTATGCTCAG GAGGGGACGCATGCTACCTCTGGTGGAGGAGTTGGTGAGAAGATGCAGGAAGCGACGGAGACTGTCAAAGACATAGGAAGGGGAATAATGGGAGGATCGGAAGAGATGAGAGAAAGCGAACCAGGAGTGCTAGGGGCAATAGGGGAAACAATAGTAGAGATAGCACAGCAGACTAGCCAGCTTGTGGCTGGGCCGGGGATGCAGActcaagtcaaggagaaggattgGCCTAAATCAACCTAG